A genomic region of Raphanus sativus cultivar WK10039 chromosome 6, ASM80110v3, whole genome shotgun sequence contains the following coding sequences:
- the LOC108811451 gene encoding heavy metal-associated isoprenylated plant protein 7: MGEEEKKQEVPEEKKMEENKPEEDKKEEGKKVEVGEEKGEDSEKKTQEGEATKDSKDESPPAAPEAPAPPPPPQEIILKVYMHCEGCARKVRRCLKGFEGVEDVMTDCKAGKVVVKGEKADPLKVLARVQKKTHREVVLISPIPPPSQPPEKKAEEEKPKVEEKKVEPPVVVTVVLKVHMHCEACATEIKKRIMRMKGVESAESDLKASEVTVKGVFEPQKLVEHIYKRTGKHAAIMKIDPPPPPPPEEAAEKKEEGKGENDGGESKGEEGKDEKAKTDEEKKEGDGSKGEGEAGGNGGGGEEEGKVVEVKKIENPYYSYYYQPPRVAMPPHAYQPHAYPPYAYPSNAYPPNAYPSSAYSPHAYPPHAYPPPGYPSSAYPPNAYSPQIFSDENPNACSIM; encoded by the exons atgggAGAG GAAGAGAAGAAGCAAGAAGTACCAGAGGAGAAGAAAATGGAGGAGAACAAACCAGAGGAggataaaaaagaagaaggaaagaaAGTTGAGGTTGGTGAGGAAAAAGGAGAAGATTCCGAGAAGAAAACTCAAGAAGGAGAAGCTACTAAAGATTCCAAAGATGAGTCTCCACCGGCGGCGCCGGAAGCTCCAGCGCCACCTCCACCACCGCAAGAGATTATTCTCAAGGTGTACATGCACTGTGAAGGCTGTGCAAGAAAAGTCCGCCGTTGCCTCAAAGGTTTCGAAG GAGTGGAAGATGTGATGACTGATTGTAAAGCGGGTAAAGTGGTGGTGAAGGGAGAAAAAGCTGACCCATTGAAAGTATTGGCCAGAGTTCAAAAGAAGACCCACCGTGAAGTGGTGCTTATTTCTCCTATTCCTCCACCATCTCAGCCACCAGAGAAGAAAGCGGAGGAGGAGAAGCCCAAAGTGGAGGAAAAGAAAGTGGAG CCTCCCGTAGTGGTTACGGTGGTCCTCAAGGTTCACATGCATTGCGAAGCTTGTGCGAcggagatcaagaaacggatcaTGAGAATGAAAG GAGTGGAATCTGCTGAATCCGATTTGAAAGCTTCTGAAGTGACGGTGAAAGGAGTGTTTGAACCGCAAAAGCTCGTAGAACACATTTACAAGCGGACTGGAAAACATGCTGCAATTATGAAAATtgatccaccaccaccaccgccacctGAAGAAGCGGctgagaagaaggaagaagggaaAGGAGAAAATGACGGTGGAGAGTCCAAAGGCGAGGAAGGGAAGGACGAGAAAGCAAAGACtgatgaagagaagaaagaaggtGACGGCAGCAAAGGAGAAGGTGAAGCCGGGGGAAATGGCGGTGGTGGGGAGGAAGAGGGAAAAGTTGTGGAGGTGAAGAAGATAGAGAATCCATATTACTCCTATTATTACCAGCCGCCGCGTGTGGCAATGCCGCCTCATGCCTATCAACCGCATGCATATCCTCCTTATGCATATCCTTCTAATGCATATCCTCCAAATGCATATCCTTCTAGTGCATATTCTCCTCATGCATATCCTCCTCATGCATATCCTCCTCCTGGATATCCTTCTAGTGCATATCCACCTAATGCATATAGCCCTCAGATATTCAGCGACGAGAATCCAAACGCATGTTCCATTATGTAA